The genomic interval ATTTCCCACGATCTGGATGAAGCTATGCGTATTGGCGACCGTATTGCCATTATGCAAAACGGTGAAGTGGTACAGGTCGGCACGCCGGATGAAATTCTCAATAATCCGGCAAATGATTATGTGCGCACCTTCTTCCGCGGCGTGGATATTAGCCAGGTATTTAGCGCCAAAGATATTGCCCGTCGAACGCCAAACGGCATTATTCGAAAAACGCCAGGTTTCGGCCCGCGCTCCGCGCTGAAGCTGCTGCAGGACGAAGACCGTGAATACGGTTATTTGGTTGAACGCGGCAATAAATTTGTTGGCGTTGTCTCCATCGACTCTCTGAAAACCGCCCTTGGCGAAAACCAGGGAATCGATGCGGCGTTAATTGACGCTCCGCTTGCCGTGGACGCCGAAACGCCGCTCAGCGAGTTGCTCTCACACGTGGGTCAGGCACCGTGCGCCGTGCCGGTCGTGGGTGAAGAACAACAATATGTCGGCATCATCTCAAAACGCATGCTGCTGCAGGCTTTAGATCGCGAGGGGGCAAACAATGACCGATCAATCTAACCCGTGGGGCACCACTGAAGCAGCGGACAGCGCTGCGCAATCCGCCGACGCGTGGGGTTCCACGCCCGCCCCTGCCGATGGCGGCGGCGCGGCAGACTGGCTCAATAGCGCACCCGCGCCTGCGCCAGAGCACTTCAACATCATGGATCCGTTCCATAAGACGCTGATCCCGCTGGACAGCTGGGTCACGGAAGGGATCGACTGGGTGGTGACCCACTTCCGTCCGTTATTCCAGGGGATCCGCGTTCCGGTGGATTACATCCTGAACGGCTTCCAGCAGATGATGCTCGGCATGCCCGCGCCCGTCGCTATCGCTCTGTTCGCCCTGATTGCATGGCAGTTCGGCAGCGCAGGAATGGGGATCGCCACGCTGATTTCACTGGTTGTGATTGGCGCGATCGGCGCCTGGTCGCAGGCAATGATCACTCTGGCGCTGGTCCTCACCGCCCTGCTGTTCTGCGTGGCGATCGGCCTGCCGATGGGGATCTGGCTGGCGCGCAGCCCGAGGGCGGCGAAAATTATTCGGCCATTGCTGGATGCGATGCAGACCACACCGGCGTTTGTCTATCTGGTGCCGATTGTCATGCTTTTCGGGATCGGCAACGTGCCGGGCGTGGTGGTGACCATTATCTTCGCCCTGCCGCCGATTATTCGTCTGACCATTCTGGGGATTAACCAGGTGCCCGCCGATCTGATCGAAGCCTCACGCTCGTTCGGCGCCAGCCCGCGCCAGCTGCTGTTTAAGGTGCAGCTCCCGCTCGCGATGCCGACCATCATGGCGGGCGTTAACCAGACGCTGATGCTGGCTCTCTCCATGGTGGTGATTGCCTCAATGATCGCCGTAGGCGGACTGGGCCAGATGGTGCTGCGCGGCATTGGCCGTCTCGACATGGGGCTGGCCACCGTCGGCGGCGTCGGCATTGTGATCCTCGCCATTATTCTTGACCGCCTGACCCAGGCCGTCGGTCGTGATTCACGCAGTCGCGGCAACCGTCGCTGGTATAGCACCGGCCCTGTCGGGTTACTCACCCGCCCTTTCACAAAATCAAAATAAGGAACAACGATGCGACATAACGTACTTTTTGCTACCGCGTTTGCCACCCTTGTCTCCACCAGCGCGTTTGCGGCAGATCTGCCGGGCAAAGGCATTACCGTGCAGCCGGTGCAGAGCACCATTTCGGAAGAGAGCTTCCAGACCCTGATCGTCAGCCGCGCGCTGGAGAAGCTGGGCTATACGGTCAACACGCCGAGCGAAGTGGATTACAACGTGGGCTACACTTCGATTGCCTCCGGTGACGCCACCTTTACCGCGGTAAACTGGCAGCCGCTGCACGACGATATGTATGCCGCCGCCGGTGGCGACAAGAAGTTCTATCGCGAGGGTACCTTCGTGACGGGGGCGGCGCAGGGTTATCTGATCGACAAGAAAACCGCCGATAAGTACCACATCACCAACATTGAACAGCTGAAAGATCCGACGATCGCTAAACTGTTCGACACCAACGGTGACGGCAAGGCCGACATGATGGGCTGCTCGCCGGGCTGGGGCTGTGAGGCGGTGATTAACCACCAGAACAAAGCCTTCGATCTGGAGAAGACCGTCGACGTGAGCCACGGCAACTACTCCGCGATGATGGCCGATACTATCGCCCGCTTTAAAGAAGGCAAACCGGTGATCTACTACACCTGGACGCCGTACTGGGTGAGCGACGTGCTGAAGCCGGGTAAAGACGTGGTGTGGCTGCAGGTGCCATTCTCATCTCTGCCAGGCGAGCAGAAGGACATCGACACCAAATTGCCGAACGGCATGAACTACGGTTTCCCGGTGAACACCATGCATATCGTGGCCAACAAAGCCTGGGCCGAGAAAAACCCGGCGGCGGCGAAGCTGTTCTCGGTGATGAAGCTGCCGCTGGCAGACATCAATGCCCAGAATGCGATGATGCATGCGGGCAAATCGTCTGAAGCGGATGTTAAAGGCCACGTTGACGGCTGGATCAAAGCCCACCAGCAGCAGTTTGACGGCTGGGTGAAAGAGGCGCTTGCAGCGCAGAAGTAAAACATTTTCCCTCACCCCAGCCCTCTCCTACAGGGAGAGGGTTAGGGGGAGGGCACCAGACCGCACAATCCACACCTAAACCGCACAATACATCACCCAACAATCCCCCAACATTCACCATCATTGGTTATTATGGTTTCCGGAAATATAATCACTCAACTAACGATTCCTGAAACTAATGACAAAAACAACTCAAGGGCTTAGCCCGGCACTCATCCTTTTAATGTCCGTGGCAACGGGTCTGGCAGTCGCCAGCAACTATTACGCGCAACCTCTTCTCGACACCATCGCCCGCGCGTTCAATCTTTCTGCCAGCTCCGCTGGCTTTATCGTTACCGCTGCTCAGCTTGGCTACGCCGCCGGGCTGCTGTTCCTGGTGCCGCTCGGCGATATGTTTGAGCGCCGGATGCTGATCGTTTCGATGACGCTGCTGGCCGCCGGTGGGATGCTGATCACCGCCAGCAGCCAGTCGTTAACGATGATGATCGTCGGCACCGCGCTAACGGGGCTGTTCTCCGTGGTGGCGCAAATCCTTGTACCGCTCGCCGCGACCCTCGCTTCCCCGGAAAAACGCGGCAAGGTTGTGGGCACCATCATGAGCGGCCTGCTGCTGGGGATTTTGCTGGCGCGAACCGTCGCCGGGCTGCTGGCAAGCCTCGGCGGCTGGCGCACCGTATACTGGGTGGCGAGCGTGTTGATGGTCGTCATGGCGCTGGCGCTGTGGCGCGGGCTGCCGAAGGTGAAGCAGGAAAATCATCTGAACTATCCGCAGCTGCTGGCCTCCGTTTTCAGCCTGTTCACTCAGGATAAGCTTCTGCGCACCCGCGCCCTGCTGGGCTGTTTCACCTTCGCTAACTTCAGCATCCTGTGGACGTCGATGGCGTTTCTGCTGGCCGCGCCGCCGTTCAATTATTCTGAAGGGGTGATTGGTCTGTTCGGCCTGGCCGGTGCCGCAGGCGCACTGGGCGCGCGTCCCGCAGGCGGGCTGGCCGACAAGGGCAAATCTCACCTGACCACCTCCGCAGGGCTGGTTTTACTTCTGCTCTCCTGGGCGGCGATCTTGTACGGGCACATCTCGGTGCTGGCGCTGATCGTCGGTATCCTGGTGCTCGATCTCACCGTACAGGGCGTTCACATCACCAATCAGACCGTCATCTATCGCGTGAAGCCAGAGGCGCGTAACCGCCTGACGGCCGGATACATGACCAGCTACTTCATTGGCGGCGCTGCGGGTTCGCTAATTTCAGCGTCAGCGTGGCAGCATGCAGGCTGGTCGGGGGTATGTGCGATTGGGGCCATCGTCGCCACCCTTAACCTGCTAGTATGGTGGCGCGGCTACCATCGTCAGGATGCAATTCACTAAGATTTACATTGCGTTGGCCTCTTAGGGTGTTAAGAGGCCCTTCACTCTGCTAATGTAAACGCAATCATTTATCCCAGAAATTTTAATGTGGGTGACATATTTACAATCGGTATGAATAGTTCAGACCCCCGTCCTCACATCCTCTCTTCTACGGGTTCACACCCTATGCTCTCTGTGCTCACCGGGTCACGGACTTACCCGGCGCTTTCTGATAGTGACATAAGCCTGGCGAATACAATCGCGCAAATAATTCATTTACATTATTTGTCACTATCGTTACTATATCGGCTGTAATTAATGAGGTTATGCCCAAATGGATAGTTCGTTTACGCCCATTGAACAAATGCTTAAATTCCGCGCCAGTCGCCATGAGGACTTCCCATATCAGGAAATCCTGCTGACTCGCCTGTGCATGCACATGCAGGGTAAGCTACTGGAAAACCGTAATAAAATGCTGAAAGCTCAAGGGATTAACGAGACGTTGTTTATGGCGTTGATTACGCTGGAGTCTCAGGAAAATCACAGCATTCAGCCTTCCGAACTAAGCTGCGCGCTGGGTTCCTCCCGTACTAATGCGACCCGTATTGCCGATGAACTCGAAAAGCGTGGCTGGATTGAGCGCCGTGAAAGCGATAACGATCGCCGCTGCCTGCATCTGCAACTGACCGATAAAGGTCACCAGTTCCTGCGCGAGGTGCTGCCACCTCAGCACAATTGCTTGCACAAACTCTGGTCCGCTCTCAGCACTGCCGAGCGCGACCAGCTTGAGCACATCACTCGCAAGCTGCTCACCCGTCTGGACCAGATGGATGAAGACGGCGCCGTTCTTGAGGCGCTGCGCTAACGCGACGACACGCTCACCATTCCAGATTCATAAGAAAACCGACAGGCCAGCACGTCACACTGCTGGCCTTTCTGACAACAGGTCGGCTCAGCCGATGTGAAAATAAGAAGATCGTGGAGAACAACAATGAGCGCAAATGCGGAGACAACCCCCCCGCAGCAACCGGCCAACAAGAAAGGCAAACGTAAGAGCGCCCTTCTTCTGTTGACCTTGCTCTTTATCATTATTGCCGTGGCATATGGGATCTATTGGTTTTTAGTACTACGTCATGCTGAAGAGACTGACGACGCGTACGTGGCAGGGAACCAGGTACAAATTATGGCGCAGGTGTCGGGCAGCGTGACGAAAGTCTGGGCTGACAATACCGACTTTGTGCAAAAAGGCGATGTGTTGGTAACCCTCGATCCAACCGACGCCCAGCAGGCGTTTGAAAAAGCGCAGACCGCGCTGGCCTCCAGCGTCCGTCAGACCCGCCAGCTGATGATCAATAGCAAACAGCTGCAGGCCAACATCGACGTGCAGAAAACGGCACTGGCGCAGGCGCAGAGCGACCTGAACCGCCGCGTTCCGCTTGGCACCGCCAACCTGATTGGCCGTGAAGAGCTGCAGCACGCCCGCGACGCGGTTGCCAGCGCGCAGGCCCAGCTGGATGTCGCCATTCAGCAATACAA from Enterobacter sp. JBIWA008 carries:
- the proW gene encoding glycine betaine/L-proline ABC transporter permease ProW, which translates into the protein MTDQSNPWGTTEAADSAAQSADAWGSTPAPADGGGAADWLNSAPAPAPEHFNIMDPFHKTLIPLDSWVTEGIDWVVTHFRPLFQGIRVPVDYILNGFQQMMLGMPAPVAIALFALIAWQFGSAGMGIATLISLVVIGAIGAWSQAMITLALVLTALLFCVAIGLPMGIWLARSPRAAKIIRPLLDAMQTTPAFVYLVPIVMLFGIGNVPGVVVTIIFALPPIIRLTILGINQVPADLIEASRSFGASPRQLLFKVQLPLAMPTIMAGVNQTLMLALSMVVIASMIAVGGLGQMVLRGIGRLDMGLATVGGVGIVILAIILDRLTQAVGRDSRSRGNRRWYSTGPVGLLTRPFTKSK
- a CDS encoding MFS transporter; amino-acid sequence: MTKTTQGLSPALILLMSVATGLAVASNYYAQPLLDTIARAFNLSASSAGFIVTAAQLGYAAGLLFLVPLGDMFERRMLIVSMTLLAAGGMLITASSQSLTMMIVGTALTGLFSVVAQILVPLAATLASPEKRGKVVGTIMSGLLLGILLARTVAGLLASLGGWRTVYWVASVLMVVMALALWRGLPKVKQENHLNYPQLLASVFSLFTQDKLLRTRALLGCFTFANFSILWTSMAFLLAAPPFNYSEGVIGLFGLAGAAGALGARPAGGLADKGKSHLTTSAGLVLLLLSWAAILYGHISVLALIVGILVLDLTVQGVHITNQTVIYRVKPEARNRLTAGYMTSYFIGGAAGSLISASAWQHAGWSGVCAIGAIVATLNLLVWWRGYHRQDAIH
- the mprA gene encoding transcriptional repressor MprA produces the protein MDSSFTPIEQMLKFRASRHEDFPYQEILLTRLCMHMQGKLLENRNKMLKAQGINETLFMALITLESQENHSIQPSELSCALGSSRTNATRIADELEKRGWIERRESDNDRRCLHLQLTDKGHQFLREVLPPQHNCLHKLWSALSTAERDQLEHITRKLLTRLDQMDEDGAVLEALR
- the proX gene encoding glycine betaine/L-proline ABC transporter substrate-binding protein ProX, producing the protein MRHNVLFATAFATLVSTSAFAADLPGKGITVQPVQSTISEESFQTLIVSRALEKLGYTVNTPSEVDYNVGYTSIASGDATFTAVNWQPLHDDMYAAAGGDKKFYREGTFVTGAAQGYLIDKKTADKYHITNIEQLKDPTIAKLFDTNGDGKADMMGCSPGWGCEAVINHQNKAFDLEKTVDVSHGNYSAMMADTIARFKEGKPVIYYTWTPYWVSDVLKPGKDVVWLQVPFSSLPGEQKDIDTKLPNGMNYGFPVNTMHIVANKAWAEKNPAAAKLFSVMKLPLADINAQNAMMHAGKSSEADVKGHVDGWIKAHQQQFDGWVKEALAAQK